A stretch of Brevundimonas naejangsanensis DNA encodes these proteins:
- the rplM gene encoding 50S ribosomal protein L13, which produces MKSTTASLKPAEVEKKWIHIDAEGVVVGRLATFIANRLRGKHLPTYTPHVDCGDYVVVTNVDKVVFTGKKNTDKVYYRHTGHPGGIKQTTPEKVLGGRFPERVLEKAVERMLPKESPLARKQMTHLRLFAGAAHEHEAQQPVTIDFKSMSSKNTRSA; this is translated from the coding sequence CTGAAGAGCACCACGGCTTCGCTGAAGCCGGCCGAGGTCGAGAAGAAGTGGATCCACATCGACGCCGAAGGCGTCGTGGTGGGCCGCCTCGCGACCTTCATCGCCAACCGCCTGCGCGGCAAGCACCTGCCGACCTACACCCCGCACGTTGATTGCGGCGACTACGTCGTCGTCACCAACGTCGACAAGGTGGTGTTCACCGGCAAGAAGAACACCGACAAGGTCTACTACCGCCACACCGGTCACCCGGGCGGCATCAAGCAGACGACCCCGGAGAAGGTTCTGGGCGGTCGTTTCCCCGAGCGCGTGCTCGAGAAGGCCGTTGAGCGCATGCTGCCCAAGGAGTCGCCGCTGGCTCGCAAGCAGATGACCCACCTGCGCCTGTTCGCCGGCGCGGCTCACGAACACGAAGCCCAACAGCCCGTGACCATCGACTTCAAGTCGATGTCGTCCAAGAACACCCGGAGCGCCTGA
- a CDS encoding molecular chaperone DnaJ: MGLIWLGLAAVALWALVRLGRQTERARRGHWRISATILSAACLGGAVLAASRGAWLAAAGLGAAGVWLAVQSRIRPTAPKPQNAEPMSEAEARAILGVSADADAQTIHAAWRRLMARAHPDQGGTEGLAARVNAARDRLLKG, translated from the coding sequence ATGGGCTTGATCTGGCTGGGCCTGGCCGCCGTGGCCCTGTGGGCCCTGGTGCGGCTGGGGCGGCAGACCGAACGCGCTCGGCGCGGCCATTGGCGCATTTCCGCGACGATCCTGAGCGCCGCCTGCCTGGGCGGGGCGGTGCTGGCCGCGTCGCGCGGAGCCTGGCTGGCCGCGGCAGGGCTGGGGGCGGCGGGCGTCTGGCTGGCGGTGCAGTCGCGCATCCGGCCCACCGCGCCGAAGCCGCAAAACGCTGAACCCATGAGCGAGGCCGAGGCGCGGGCGATCCTGGGCGTTTCGGCGGATGCGGACGCGCAGACGATTCACGCCGCCTGGCGTCGCTTGATGGCGCGCGCCCATCCGGACCAGGGCGGCACCGAGGGCCTGGCCGCACGGGTAAACGCCGCCCGGGATCGGCTGCTGAAGGGGTAG
- a CDS encoding division plane positioning ATPase MipZ: MAQPQVIVIGNEKGGAGKSTLAIHIVTGLLHAGRKVAVIDLDLRQRSLERFFANRAAWLKANGHELPQPIVPDMGDGKALHKADEAEQLAWFEAAYAEAKASADVILIDTPGGDTVLSRAAHSRADQIVTPMNDSFVDFDLLGQVDPVTLELLKPSIYSESVWEARKHRAITEGRQVTIDWIVVTNRLAVAEARNRRRLEERMAKLAKRVGFRVGPGLRDRVIYRELFPFGLTVADLSNDIRPVSVSLAHVAARQELRNLMQALGLDDALAPLDAAA; this comes from the coding sequence ATGGCGCAGCCTCAGGTCATCGTCATCGGCAATGAAAAGGGCGGGGCGGGCAAGTCCACCCTGGCCATCCACATCGTCACCGGCCTGCTGCACGCGGGCCGCAAGGTCGCCGTCATCGACCTGGACCTGCGCCAGCGCTCCCTGGAGCGGTTCTTCGCCAACCGCGCCGCCTGGCTGAAGGCCAACGGCCATGAGCTGCCCCAGCCGATCGTGCCCGACATGGGCGACGGCAAGGCCCTGCATAAGGCCGACGAGGCCGAGCAGCTGGCCTGGTTCGAGGCGGCCTATGCCGAGGCCAAGGCCTCGGCCGACGTCATCCTGATCGACACGCCGGGCGGCGACACCGTCCTGTCGCGGGCCGCGCACAGCCGCGCCGACCAGATCGTGACGCCGATGAACGACAGCTTCGTCGACTTCGACTTGCTGGGTCAGGTGGATCCGGTGACGCTGGAGTTGCTCAAGCCCTCCATCTATTCCGAGAGCGTGTGGGAGGCGCGCAAGCATCGCGCCATCACCGAGGGCCGCCAGGTCACGATCGACTGGATCGTCGTCACCAACCGCCTGGCCGTGGCCGAGGCCCGCAACCGTCGCCGTCTGGAAGAACGCATGGCCAAGTTGGCCAAGCGGGTCGGATTCCGCGTCGGGCCGGGCCTGCGCGACCGGGTCATCTATCGCGAGCTCTTCCCCTTCGGCCTGACGGTGGCGGACCTGTCGAACGACATCCGGCCGGTGTCGGTGTCGCTGGCCCACGTCGCGGCGCGCCAGGAACTGCGCAATCTGATGCAGGCCCTGGGCCTGGACGACGCGCTCGCTCCGCTGGACGCGGCGGCCTGA
- a CDS encoding SPOR domain-containing protein — MAQLAPHRPRVLVALAAGLALAGCGVNERDPHRFAALADSVAAIPVSAEAGEEAEPASTAEAARASPNAKAKGAPLKVELLTPHELWDARDSVAGKARMAAVALPSGFRDPEAPISERPSAVEPEARRVAPPSAAGTRSVQLGAFSSEEGARAAWARLNRGPDAAVLAGLQPVYEGVDVGGRRLVRLKVAAAPERAQALCRAVAASDPWCARAAEARPSTGAA, encoded by the coding sequence ATGGCTCAGCTCGCCCCGCATCGACCGCGCGTTCTCGTCGCCCTGGCGGCGGGGCTGGCGCTGGCCGGCTGCGGCGTGAACGAGCGCGATCCGCATCGCTTTGCGGCCCTGGCGGACTCGGTCGCCGCCATTCCCGTGTCCGCTGAGGCCGGCGAAGAGGCCGAGCCCGCGTCGACGGCCGAGGCTGCCCGAGCCTCTCCCAACGCCAAGGCCAAGGGCGCGCCCCTCAAGGTCGAATTGCTGACTCCGCACGAACTGTGGGACGCCCGCGACAGCGTGGCGGGCAAGGCCCGAATGGCCGCTGTCGCCCTGCCGTCCGGATTTCGCGATCCGGAGGCGCCGATCTCCGAGCGGCCGTCCGCTGTGGAGCCGGAAGCGCGGCGGGTCGCCCCGCCGTCCGCCGCCGGAACCCGTTCGGTCCAACTCGGCGCCTTCTCCAGCGAGGAGGGCGCCCGCGCCGCCTGGGCGCGGCTGAACCGCGGGCCGGACGCCGCCGTCCTGGCTGGTCTGCAGCCTGTCTATGAAGGCGTCGATGTCGGGGGCCGCCGCCTGGTCCGGCTCAAGGTCGCCGCCGCGCCGGAGCGGGCCCAGGCCCTGTGCCGCGCCGTGGCGGCTTCCGATCCCTGGTGCGCCCGCGCCGCCGAGGCGCGCCCGTCCACAGGCGCGGCTTAA
- a CDS encoding chorismate mutase, which produces MSQSALQQVWPAEIVELSPEQKALAALRAEIDSLDDQILDLFERRLAIAAQVGQAKDAPTGPHTKLRPDREQAVQARVLKQCDPDNREAVEHLWREIVGWGLARQGRLQVQVWAPIDPAKAVDGARLRFGAAADIKLVLDPQAALAHAAEGHGVAVLSISGDDPWWIGLRREWSMLSVFDGYGGDTPTSLAVGKIDPPALPKGRRVVVTAGGDAGDGSGARRWGLNTHHGWTLALTDADVAPGDVEGCVGAVG; this is translated from the coding sequence ATGTCGCAATCCGCCCTCCAGCAAGTCTGGCCCGCCGAAATCGTTGAACTGAGCCCCGAGCAGAAGGCGCTGGCCGCCCTGCGCGCCGAGATCGACAGCCTGGACGACCAGATCCTGGACTTGTTCGAGCGCCGCCTGGCCATCGCCGCCCAGGTGGGCCAGGCCAAGGACGCCCCGACCGGCCCCCACACCAAGCTGCGCCCCGACCGCGAACAGGCGGTGCAGGCCCGCGTCCTCAAGCAGTGCGACCCCGACAATCGCGAAGCCGTCGAGCACCTGTGGCGCGAGATCGTCGGCTGGGGTCTGGCCCGCCAGGGTCGCCTGCAGGTTCAGGTCTGGGCCCCCATCGACCCGGCCAAGGCCGTGGACGGCGCGCGCCTGCGCTTTGGCGCCGCCGCCGACATCAAGCTGGTCCTCGATCCGCAGGCCGCCCTGGCCCATGCGGCCGAGGGGCACGGCGTGGCCGTCCTGTCGATCAGCGGCGACGATCCCTGGTGGATCGGCCTGCGTCGCGAATGGTCCATGCTCAGCGTCTTCGACGGCTACGGCGGCGACACCCCGACCTCGCTGGCCGTGGGCAAGATCGACCCGCCGGCCCTGCCGAAAGGCCGCCGCGTGGTGGTCACGGCGGGCGGCGACGCCGGCGACGGCTCGGGCGCGCGCCGCTGGGGGCTGAACACCCACCACGGCTGGACCCTGGCCCTGACCGACGCCGACGTGGCGCCGGGCGACGTCGAAGGCTGCGTCGGCGCCGTCGGCTGA
- a CDS encoding prephenate dehydratase domain-containing protein: protein MTAEAETGPGCVAYQGAPGAFSHEACLDLRPWDEAVGYETFEGAINALLRGDCQSALIPVENSTVGVVEPAATLVREAGLRVVSEAWRPIRLALLGLPGARLTDVKTAESHPVALQQCSIALAEMKITPVEVFDTGGAAAAVAEAGDLTRAAVAPARAAEVYGLTVLRNDLQDCSDNRTRFVLLTAP from the coding sequence ATGACCGCCGAGGCTGAAACGGGGCCCGGCTGCGTCGCTTATCAGGGCGCGCCGGGCGCCTTCAGCCACGAGGCCTGCCTCGACCTGCGTCCGTGGGACGAGGCGGTCGGCTATGAGACGTTCGAAGGGGCGATCAACGCCCTGCTGCGCGGCGATTGCCAGAGCGCCCTGATTCCGGTCGAGAACTCGACCGTGGGCGTGGTCGAGCCCGCCGCCACCCTGGTGCGCGAGGCCGGGCTGAGGGTGGTCAGCGAGGCCTGGCGGCCGATCCGCCTGGCCCTGCTGGGTCTGCCGGGCGCGCGGCTGACGGACGTCAAGACGGCGGAAAGCCACCCCGTGGCCCTGCAGCAATGCTCCATCGCCCTGGCCGAGATGAAGATCACTCCGGTCGAGGTGTTCGACACCGGGGGCGCCGCCGCCGCCGTGGCCGAGGCGGGCGACCTGACCCGCGCCGCCGTGGCGCCCGCCCGCGCGGCCGAGGTCTATGGGCTGACGGTTCTGCGCAACGATCTGCAGGATTGCAGCGATAACCGGACGCGTTTTGTCCTGCTGACGGCTCCCTAG
- a CDS encoding class II 3-deoxy-7-phosphoheptulonate synthase: MSKRWTPESWRNKPVLHMPTDYPDAAELARVEDELRAMPPLVFAGEARKLTSHLAQVEAGEAFLLQGGDCAESFKEFSTDNIRDTFRLILQMAVVLTFAGRKPVVKVGRIAGQFAKPRSSPVEEIGGVELPSYRGDIINGMGFTPEERTPDPQRLIRAYNQSASTLNLLRAFAGGGYADLYNIHRWTLGFADHGAGAAYRELADKITEALAFMEAVGVTPETHPDLSRVEVFTSHEALLLNVESALTRLDGASGEWFDTSAHMLWIGERTRQLDGAHIEFMRGISNPIGVKCGPTMTADDLLPLIDALNPNNIPGRLTLIGRFGHDKVGDRLPGLMRAVKAAGKRVIWSIDPMHGNTLKAANGYKTRPFDRVMGEVRTFIDVAEAEGVHPGGVHLEMTGQNVTECLGGAQAVTEDDLSSRYHTHCDPRLNADQALELAFLVAERLKAGRLARAEAA, from the coding sequence ATGAGTAAGCGCTGGACCCCCGAATCCTGGAGAAACAAGCCCGTCCTGCATATGCCGACGGACTATCCGGACGCCGCCGAACTGGCGCGCGTCGAAGACGAGCTGCGCGCCATGCCGCCCCTCGTCTTTGCGGGCGAGGCGCGCAAGCTTACCAGCCATCTGGCCCAGGTCGAGGCGGGCGAGGCCTTCCTGCTGCAGGGCGGCGACTGCGCCGAGAGCTTCAAGGAGTTCTCGACCGACAACATCCGCGACACCTTCCGCCTGATCCTGCAGATGGCGGTGGTGCTGACCTTCGCCGGCCGCAAGCCGGTGGTGAAGGTCGGCCGCATCGCCGGCCAGTTCGCCAAGCCGCGCTCGTCGCCGGTCGAGGAGATCGGCGGGGTCGAGCTGCCGTCCTATCGCGGCGACATCATCAACGGCATGGGCTTCACCCCGGAAGAGCGCACGCCCGATCCGCAGCGGCTGATCCGCGCCTATAACCAGTCGGCGTCCACGCTGAACCTGCTGCGCGCCTTCGCGGGCGGGGGCTACGCCGACCTGTACAACATCCACCGCTGGACCCTGGGCTTCGCCGACCACGGCGCGGGCGCGGCCTATCGCGAGCTGGCCGACAAGATCACCGAGGCCCTGGCCTTCATGGAGGCGGTCGGCGTCACGCCCGAGACCCATCCCGACTTGTCGCGGGTCGAGGTCTTCACCAGCCACGAAGCCCTGCTGCTGAACGTCGAGAGCGCGCTGACGCGCCTGGACGGGGCGTCGGGCGAATGGTTCGATACCTCGGCCCACATGCTGTGGATCGGCGAGCGCACCCGCCAGCTGGACGGCGCCCACATCGAGTTCATGCGCGGCATCTCCAACCCCATCGGGGTGAAGTGCGGGCCTACCATGACGGCCGACGACCTGCTGCCGCTGATCGACGCCCTGAACCCGAACAATATCCCGGGCCGCTTGACCCTGATCGGCCGCTTCGGTCACGACAAGGTGGGCGACCGCCTGCCGGGCCTGATGCGGGCGGTGAAGGCGGCGGGCAAGCGCGTCATCTGGTCGATCGACCCGATGCACGGCAATACGCTGAAGGCCGCCAACGGCTACAAGACGCGGCCGTTCGACCGCGTCATGGGCGAGGTCCGCACCTTCATCGACGTGGCCGAGGCCGAGGGCGTCCACCCCGGCGGCGTCCACCTGGAGATGACCGGCCAGAACGTCACCGAATGCCTGGGCGGCGCCCAGGCGGTGACCGAGGATGACCTGTCCAGCCGCTATCACACCCATTGCGACCCGCGCCTGAACGCCGACCAGGCGCTGGAGCTGGCCTTCCTGGTGGCCGAGCGGCTCAAGGCCGGTCGTCTGGCGCGCGCCGAGGCCGCATGA